The Chloroflexota bacterium genome contains the following window.
CCTCTACCGTGATGACTGCCTCGCCCACAGGGAGATCCACCTGATGGCCCTCTGTCCCGCCGTCCGCATCCCCCGGCGTGACCGCCACGCTCGCGTTCTCGTCGCTAGCTGTCGCCGTCACCGTCGTCGCTGTCACCCCGTGCCCCACCGCCGCCGTGTACCCCGTCGTCCCCGCCGCAAACGCCGGCGACAGCGTCACCCCACTCAGCGCCAGTGCACTCAAGCTCGCGTCGGAAGAGAGAGACACCGGCATCCGGTAGGCCAACACCTTGTTGCCGGTCACCTGCTTCGCCGCCCGGTTGACGGCCCACAAGACGCTGCCGTTGGACCATATCCCTTGCACATTGGTGGCATCAGTGGCGGCGAACTCCTTGGCGGTGTCGCGATCACCGGTGGCAAGCTCGTATGCAAAGAAGTGTGCGTCGGTGTTGTCCGCCACCCACATCGTCGTGCCGTCCGTCCAGAGGCCTTGGGGGGTTGTATTGTCCTCGTGGAGGGCAATATTTCTGGTGGAGTCCGGCGTCCTGTCAGCCAACACGTAGGCATACAGCTTCTTGTCCGTCACGTCAGCGACCCACATAGTCAAGCTGTCTGCGGCAATGCCGGTGAGTCGGACGGTGCCGGTCAGCGTGGTGAAGTCCTTGGCGGTATCCGGATCTTTGTCGGCGATGTTGTAGGCGACCAGCTTGTTGACCTCGTCGTCGGCTACCCAGATAGTCGTGCCGTCTGTGGTACAGCCGCCCGGAACATTCTGACCGCTGAGACTTATGTCGCCGTTTTCATTTCGCGTCAGCGCATCCTGCTCCAGCGTATAGGCAAAGAGCTTATACCCCCGCTCCTCGACGACCCACATCGTCGTCCCATCGGAGCACACGCCGCGGGCGTCCTGCTTGCCGTCGCCCGGCAGCGGGTCGATATCGAAGGCCGACAGCCGTTCGCCGGGGGTGCCGGCCTCCGCAAGCGCAACGCTGGCAAGGGGGGTGAGGGCAAGTAGCAGAGCGGAGATGACGCCAACAGCAATGAGGGGACGCGATCCCGGGAGGCGCCCCTCATGCCTCAACGGGGGACGCTCCCACTCATACGGGGCAGCCGCACCAGCGCATCGGCCGGTCTGCCTGCAAGTCCTGTGAAGGCAATATGATAGATGTTCTTGTGCATCCAAGAAATCCAGCCGTGTTACGCAGCCAGATTTCACGCATAGCGCATAGGGGGCGGCCCAATGCGCGTCTTTAGGGCAACGCTACAGAGGCATAGTAGGGGTGTCAATGAGGTAAACTGGATGGATTTCAGCAGATTTCGCTGAGAATGGTAGCGGTTTGTCTGACGGCCCTAGGCGGGTGCTCAGTCGGCCTTCCCTTGGCGAATGCCTACGCTTCCGTGTGTTACATCCCCGCCGGACCTATCCTGTGTCGTCCGGCGTCTCGTCCTCACCCGCCCGGTAGTCCCAGATGCCGGTAAGTTCCGTGGGAAACGCTTGCCGAATCTCTTGTACCGCCTGCTCTCCGGAAGCCTCTGCGGCCTCCATTGCTCCCACAACAAACGCCGTGTTCGCTGCCTCCTCGGACACGCCCAGCTCCCGCGCCGCCTCCAGCGCCGCCTCCAGCGCCTCCGTCGTCGCCTCGCCCGCGCTGTGCCCGCCCTCCAGCGCGCCCTGCACCACCCCGTAGCCCGCGCCGCGTAGCGCCACCAGGAACGGCACCTGCCGGCGCGTCAGCGTCCGCAGCGTCCCCAGCACGGCGCCCCGGGCCGCGCGCCCCACCTGGTCCGTCAGGTCGTCGCCTACGTGCACCGCGCCCCTGGTGGCGTGCCGGGCCAGCTCGAGCCCATGCCCCGCGAAGTCCCCCACGTCCTCGATGGCGTCGTCCACCGCGTCGCCCACCGCCTGCGCCACCTCGCGCACCAGCATCCGCCCCTTGCCCGCCGACGTCACCGCCGCCTGCGTCGACGCAGCAAGCTGGTACGCCGTCACCCCCAGCGCCACGTCCGCCCCCGGCAGCCGCTTCAGGTAGCCGTAGGACATTGACGTCAACGGCCCCAGGACCGGCACCGAGGTAAGGGCTCGCCTTGCCGGTGTCGAGTGCGCCATCAGCTCTGCCAGCGCCACATCCCGCGGCAGTTCGCCCTCCTCCCGCAGCGCCACCAGCAGGTTCAGCGACAAGAGGCTGAATATGAAGGCGATGACAAAGACGAAGTCGAACCCCACCAGCTGCAATGCCGGTATCTCAACGGCGCCCGTCTGCGTGACCCAGGTGAAATCGAACCGCAGCGTCTTTGTCGCGAAATAGTCCGCCAAGTATCCCCCGATGATCGGCCCAATGCCCATGCTGGCATAGGCCGCAATGCTCGCGACTCCAAGGAATGCCGTGGCCTTCTGGTCCGGCGCAATTTTGAGCGAAAGGGTATTGATGGTGAGGAAGATGCCCCCGCGCGCAATGCCCACAAACGCGTTGAGCATGATGAGAAGCGGCATCGTCAACACATGCTTTTCCGTATGCGCCACAAAGACCCACCCCAGGAACACCAGCAGGAACAGCGACGCCGACAGCGACATCACCGTTTTGCTCCCGACCCGGTCCGCCATCGGCCCCCACACGCGCACGAACAGGACGTGCGTGATGTTGCTCAGCACCACCAGCGCCATGACGACCGGCAGCTCCAGTTTCAGGTCCGTCAGCATGTAGACGACGAAGAACGGTATCGCGATGTTGGACGCCACGCCCCAGACCCACAGGAACCGCAGCAACTGCGAGAAGTTCTTGTCCCGCAGCGGCTCCGTCAAGACGCTGATGGGCGATTGCTTCGCATCCGGCGCCGCCGGCATCAGCGGCTCCTTCGCCCGCGCAACCATGGCCGGGCCGATGATTCCAAGGGTCAGCGCCCCGACGATGAAGAACAGTGAATAGCCAAACGTCTCTTCCCCAGCCGGCGCACGTCCTTCCCACCAGCTGATGAAGAAGCTCGCGCCCAGTCCTAATACCGCCAGCACCGCAGTGCTGGCCGCCAGCCGCCGACCGTAGTAGCCGCCTAGCAGCTGTTGCGGCACCAAGTCGTGCATCCAGCTCATCCACGCCGTGATCCACATCGGCGCGAACAGGCCGCGGAACGCCAGCAGGAAGATCACCGTCGTCACGGCAAGTGAACTGGGGACGTCGATAAAGAACGGCACCGCCGCAACGGGGATCATCAGCAGCTGGGCCAGCAGCCATGCCGGCAGTCCAATTGCCTTCCTGGCCCGAAACCGTTCGATGATGAGGATGGCCGGCAACTGCACGACCAGCGAGGCGAAGGGGACTGCCGAGACGATGCCCACCTGCAGGTTGTTGGCCCCCAGCGCTAGCGCATAGGCCGCCAGATATCCCATGACCTGGATGGTCGCCAGCGCCTCGCTGGTCACGCCATCCCAGATCATCATGCGGAGGCTGGAGCGCACCTCAGCGTTGGTCAGCGTGGGACTTGGGCGCAGGAAACCGAACATCAAAGATTGACCCCTATCGAGAGCGGTGGCAACAGCGCAGCGGTTCGCCAAAGCTCAAAAGTGCAAACTGCCCATCCCCAACCGGGAATGGGCAGTTGTTAATCGAGTCAGGCGCCCCATTTACAGGGGCCCTTAATCACAATAACGCAAGAGTTGGCCCGGACGTTCCCTGCTACCCGGCGCGCCCCACCGCGGCGTCGAAGCGCGCCATCATCTCCCCGTCCAGCGGCGCCGCCTCCTCCGCCTCGACGCACTCACGCAGTTCCTCGCGGTTCTTGATGCCGAGCACCACCGTCGACACCCCCTCCATCGAAAGCGCGTAGCAGTGCGCCAGGTACGCCGCACTGTGCCCGGCCTCCGCCGCGATGGCGCGGAAGGGCGCCGCCCGCGCGTAGTCCGCCAGCTCCGAGTGCCCCTCCGGCAGCGGCCGGTCGATAGCGTCCGTCAGCGCGCCCGCCTGCACCGCCCGGATGCCCATGACCCCCACGCCGTTGGCGTTCGCCGACGCGATGATGTCGCGCGGCCGCGCGGGCCCGTCCCCCTGCAGCAGCCCGCCTGCCGAGTCCAGCAAGTTCGCGATGCACTGGATGAAGTCCGGCCGCGGCCCGTTCTCCAGCAGGTGGATCAGCGCGTCAGCGTGACTGATGCCCGTCAGCCCCCAGCGCCCGATGCGCCCCTCGGCAATCAACCGCTCGAACGCCGGCGCCACCCCCTCGACAACGCTAGTCACGGTCGTCAGCCGGTCTCCCCCCTCGTCGCCCAGTGTGACGGCGTTGTGCAGGAACATGACGTCCACGCGCTCCATCTTCATCCGCTCCAGGCTCCCCGAGAGGCTCTCGGAAAGCAGGTCGTACACCTGCTCCGGCGGCGTGGATCCGACGCGGCACTTGGTGGTTACCCGCACGCCCGGCGGCAGCGAGCCCCCAAACGCCGCGCCGATGACGCTCTCCGCCTCTCCGTTGCCGTAGCTGGGCGCCAAGTCCAGCACGTCGATTCCTGACTCGACCGCCTCTCGCACTGTCGCCACGCACTCCTCCCGCGTCGTCGGCCCCCAGATTTGCCCGAGGCCGCCCCCGCCGAGCGTCAGTGCGCTGGCCATCCCCAGTTTCCCGAATGGTCGTTGCCGCATGTCGTCCTCCAGTGTCCAATCTAGGTGATTCGTCGTCGGTGGAGCGGTTCGCCGCCGCCAGCATACCCGACCGGCATGCCCCCGGTAACCCGCGCTTCTCCCACCCACGCCGCGGATGCGCTATAGTGCAGGCATCACAGGCAACGGATGGAGGCGCCTATGTCAAGGGACAACGTTGGCGAGCGCGAGCAACAGCTACTGGACCTTGCGGCGCGAGTTCTGCCGGGCGGCAGCACCGGCAACATCATTTCCATGGACACCGTCATCGCCCGTGGCAGCGGCCCCCGTGTCTGGGACGTCAGCGGCAACGAGTACATCGACTACGTCCTCGGCTCCGGCCCCATGCTCATCGGCCACGCGCATCCCAAGGTCGTCGAGGCCGTCGAAGAGCAGCTCTCGAAAGGCACCACGTACTTCGGCCTAAACGAGCACGCCCTCCTCCTCGCCGAGGAGATAATCCGCGCCGTTCCCTGCGCCGAGCGTGTGCGCTTCGCCAGCAGCGGCGCCGAGGCCACGTTCTACGCCATGCGCGTCGCCCGCGCCTACCGGGGCCGCGACAAGATTCTGAAGTTCGAGGGCGGCTTCCACGGCACCCACGATCACGCCATGATGAGCGTCACGCCCGCAGCGGACGCCCTCCGCCCCTTCCCGGCGCCCGCGCCCGACGGCCTCGGCATCCCGGCCTCCGCCGCCGGCGACATGCTCGTCGCCCCCTTCAACGACATCGAGACCGCCTCCGCCATCATCGAGCGCCACCACGACGAGCTCGCCGGCGTCATCATCGAGCCCCTCCAGCGCACCTTCGCCCCCAAGGACGGCTTCCTCGAGGGTCTACGCGACGTCTGCACTCAGTACGGCGTGCCCCTCATCTTTGACGAGATCGTCACCGGCTTCCGCTTCGCCTACGGCGGCGCCCAGGAGTACTACGGCGTCACGCCTGACCTCTGCGCCCTCGGCAAGACCGTCGCAGGCGGCTTCCCCCTCTCCGCCATCGCCGGCCGCGCGGAGATCATGGACTATTTCGCGCCTGCCCCCGGCCGCGACGCCTACGTCACGCAGCAGGGCACCCTGAACGGCAACCCCGTCGCCGCCGTCGCTGGCCTCGCCACCCTCGAGGTCCTCCGCGAGCCCGGCACCTACGAGCGCCTCTTTGCCACCGGCCACCGCCTCAAGACCGCCCTCGAAGACCTGCTCCGTCAGGCCGAGATCCCTGCCCACGTCCTCGGCGAGGCCCCCATGTTCGACGTAGTCTTCGCCGAGCACGAGGTGCAGGACTACCGCGCATCCCTGGACCGAGACCACGCCAAACTGCTCCGCTTCAACGCCCTCCTCCGAGCCCGGGGCATCTACAAGAACCACACCAAGTACTACGTCTCAACAGTCCACGGAGAAGCAGAGGTAGAGCAGACCATAGAAGCATGGCGGAGCGCGCTGGAAGAACTCTAAGGGGATTGGACTACATTCCCCGATAGACCTCGGACCGGTGGGCGACGCGCACAACCGTCACGTCTTCCCCTTCAATGCGGTACGCCATGCGATAGTTCCCGATGCGTATCCGCCACAGCCGTTCCTCACCCTGCAGCTGTCTCACCACGTCCTGCCCAGCCCCAGGGTTCTGCCGAGGGAATGGGGCGTCCTCCAAGCGCGAAAGTGCCCCATCAAGGTTGCGGCGCACAGCAGGACTAACAGATCGGTAAATCGTTGCAAACTCACCCTCCGCCCGCTTGGTGAAGCGGACGCTATAGGCCAAGGTTCGCCCTTACATCCTCAAGTGACACATGTTCGCCATCGTCATCACCATAGTCTGCCTCGGCTAAGAATAGATCCTCCACTTCCGTTATGCACTGGTCCGCAAGCCTTGCGAGAAGTGGAATCGCGTTGGGCGATGAATCAGAGGGCTTAGCAACGACAAGACTGATGGCCATATCAGCCATAACATATCGCCCCCAAGGGCGGTGCAACGAACTGAACAGGCGATCAAATTTAAGGAGTTCGTCTTGGCTGATGAGCTCATTGCTATCGAGACGCCGATCGAGTTTCCTCGCCCACTCTAGGAATGCTTTAACGGACTGAAGTGTGCTCAGCCACTGGTCCTGGTCGTCGACGTTGGGCAGACGTATATCGTAGAGCGCGGCGTTGACCTCTTGAGTCTTTGGCTGAGAGAAGCCCGAGGCACCAACCAACCTTGACCACTCCTCTGCTAAACGAAGGTACTCAGATTCGTTATTGGTTGCCAAAGCCTCGGCCTCGGATAGCGATTTCACGCGCGTCAAGGGCGCTACCAACGCCACCATTCTTTCGTGAATCTGACGGAGTGAAGTAAGCGCATCCGCGGACAGGCCAACGTCCAATGAGCCGTCCGCAACTGCGGCGGCTATTTCGGGTCTGTAGTCCAAAATCGTGGTCATGAAGCTTCCTTCAAGACTGCCGATACGCTTATGCCACTATACCAACCGTCCCCGCGCCGCACAACGCGCGCGCCCCCTTATGAGAACCGCCCCATCACCTCGCCCGCAAACCCCTCGTACGTCTCCAGCAGCGCCTCCGGCCCGCACAGCGCGTTAATGACGAAATGGCCGACGCCCGCCTCCGCAAACGCTTCGATGCTCTCGATGCAGTCCGCCGGCGTCCCCAGCAGCAGCGTGTCCGGGTCCAGCTCCCACGCGTCATCCCCGAAGCGCTGCTGCATCGCCCGCCGGACCTCCTCCATCGCCTCGTCCCGCGACCGTCCCATGCACATGTACATGTTGCACGACCACTCCAGCCGCGACGGATCGCGCCCAAGCCCCGCCGCCATCTCCTCGATGGCCGCCTTCCCCTCGGCGTAGCCCTGTGGCGTCATGCCGTGCGGGTGGAACCCGTCGGCCCACTTCGCCGTCCGCTCCAGCATCCGTCTGGAGAACCGCCCATTCCACATCGCGCCCGTCCAGATGGGCAAATGCGGCTGCTGCACAGACCTCGGCTCCAGCGCCATGTCCTCCATCCGGTGGTGCGCACCGCTGTGCGTCACCCGCTCCTCCGACAGCAGCCGACGCACCAGCTCGAGCCCCTCGTCCGTCAGCGACCGCCGGTCCTCCGGCCGCACGCCCTCGACGCCGAAGTCATCGTTGAACACGCCGCCGGACCCCAGCCCGAGCACCATCCGCCCGCCCGACAGCACGTCGATTGACGTCGCAATCTTCGCTGTCTGGTACGGCGATCGGAACGGCAGCACCGCGACACCCGTCCCCAGCCGCATCCGCTCCGTGTGCTGCGCGACGGCCGTAAGCAGGATGAACGGGTCCAGCGTCGGCAGCGTCTCCAGCTCCGGCACGAAGTACGAGCGGAATCCAAGCCCCTCCGTCCGCCGCGCAAACTCCAGCGGCCCAATCACGCTGGACATGGAGACGCCGTTGTACTGCACCCCAAACAGTATCTGCGCCACGTCAGTGCCCCCTGAAACAATCGGGGTGCGCGGGCCAACTCCCGACCCGCGCACCCCGTGAGTACGATTTGCGTGAGGCCCCGCAGGCCTCGATTGGCCCTTATGCCTTGGCCTTAGGTCACGTCCGCCGTCAGCTCGCTCCGCCCCTTGTACATGCCCAGGCCGATGATGAACAGGCAGATCCCTCCGATATAGAGGACGGCGCTGTTCACGTACAGCAGCAGGTCAAGGCCCAAGTCCGGCGAGTTCAGCGCGACGATGAAGTTGATTAACCCCACGATCCCGCCGATCACCAGAAGGTAGCTGGCGATCTTGTAGACGTCCATCGATCCGAAACGCGCCGCGAGCCCTAGGCCCGTCAGCAGCGTTGCTATCGGGAACACCGCCAGGAACATCATCGTGACCGCAATCGTGACCACGTGCACTTCCAATGCCCCGGTCGCGAAGTCCAGCCCGGCGTGACCCAGCTCCTCGCGCTGTAGCAGGTGGATCGAGAAGTGTCGCATGCCCTGCGTCACGACGAGGACGCTCCATTCAATGACGGATGCGACAATGCCGAACTGCAGCAGCCTTCCGGCCAGCCCTCCCTGGCTGCTCGCCAGTGGGTAGAGGCCCAACGCGCCGAATACCATGAGCATCATCGAGATGAGCGTGATGAACGTCATCCACTGCGCGAGGATCGTATTGTTCGCCCACGCATCCACTGTCGAGACATAGTCAAACGGGTCCGTCCTATCAATGAGGAAACTTCCCGGCATGAATGCGGACCCAATGAAAGCAAGGACCACGCCCAACATCAGTGCAAGACCCGCATGCTTGGACATACATACCTCCCTTTTCACTATCCAACCGCCCTGTTTGTTCGGACCGCCCCGGCGCGGGCCATCCCTCGCCCGCAACCCTTCGGGCCCTCAACATCGGGCAGCATAGCATCGGAAACAACCCCTCACAATAATGTCTCAGCTACGAACCTCTAGTTGAGACCGAATGCCTCCATCCGTCGCGACAAGCGCCGCGAACATGGCCATAGGGTTGACTTCCACGTGCTCGAACAATGGCTTGCAGTGCCCCTAGTGGCCCGCCGCCGCATTAGGGCCAAGGGCACGCGGGAGCGGAAAGGGAGGTCTCGTCAGTCGGTCGCGCTCTGCGAATCGAGGAATGTCTTGCTCTCCGACTTCTGCACTCCCAAGTATCTGGTCCCTGAGAACCCGCCCGCAAGATCGTCCCAGAACGAAGTCTTGATCTCCTCTGGGTAGATGGTCATCTCTGCCATCTCCCCCCTGGGCACGAACCTCACGTCCTTGATTACGTGGTCAACGTCGAAAATGCCGGGATTGCTCCCCACTAATGGCGTCCCCACGTATGTAGTCGCAACGAAGAACACCTCGCAGTGGTGGTAGTCCGGCTCTACGAAATCTCGAATGTAAACAATCCGGCCGAGCTCTACCGATAGCCCTGTCTCTTCGAGGGTCTCACGCTGGGCACATTCCAAGAGCGACTCCTCGCCTTCCACACCACCACCCGGAGGCACCCACCATGACTGCCCTCCCTGGAGTTCGTCATGTTGATGCTGCACAAGGAGTACCGAGTCGCCGTCCACAACTATCGCTGCCGCCCGAATCCTGTGCCGCATCAACTCCCTCCTGGACCTCCGTTCACCGGTGATTCAATCTTCTCTGGATGAACCACGAAGAGTAACCATCGTACCTTTGCTGCAATTCCTTCTTCATCCAATCACGTCCCGTAATCGTTCGGCGGCAACCTGGTGCCCCACAATTGCATTCCATCTCGTAGTCTTCGTCGTCCGTCATGGCATAGTCGATTGTGAGTTCCTCGTCCGAAGCGATGTCGCGCAATGCGACGAAAACAATCTGGCCTTGGATCCCGACGTTTGGGTCGCATGAATGGTTCATGTGAATCATGCCCCCTCACGCTCAGTTTGGGTAATAGGGCCAATGTGCAGTTCCTCAGTCACTTGAATCTCAGCAGGCCCGATGCGAAGTTGGACTTCGTCCCTGTCCGCACGGGACATGACGTACCCTCCTTTGACCACAACGATCTCGCCCTTGGTGATGGGTTCGTTTGCAAAGAGGCCTCTACCGTCGATGTTGCTGGGGCGTTTCTCGGTCTTCGGGGAGAAGTAGGTCATATTCATTGGCATTCTCCTGTTACAAAGCCAAGGGAGGAAGCCACAGGCAAGGGCCCACAAAGCCGTTCTACGGAACCCTGCCCGACCCCACCCTACGACCCCACTAGCCACTTCCTCAGCGCCCGGATGTGCTCGGGCCTCGTGCCGCAGCACCCTCCGATGATCCGCGCCCCCTGCTCGCTCCACCCCTTGGCGTACTCCAGGTACTGCTGTGGGTTCAGGGCATTCGCGAAGGGCGTTGGCCCCTCGTGGCCGGGAAAATGCGCGTACGCGCCGAAGGTCCCCGGCCAGTTCGCCTTGACGATCTCCAGCCCGGGCCCCGTGTTCTCCACCGGCGTGTGCATGATGAACATGGCTGCGACGTCCTTGCCCTTCATGGCATCCATGGCGTCCTGAAGTGTCTCGCCCCCATGCCTCCCTTGGATGCCCAGATACAGCTCGTCTCCATCCCGGACTATCGAGAGCCCTACCCACACTGGCAGACCCAACTCCGCCGCCGCTTCTATCACCGCCAGCGTGTCCGATATGCGGACCAGCATCTCGCCCACCGCCACGTCCGGGCCGCCCTTGGCCATCTCTCCCAGCTGCTCCCGGTAGGTCTCAAGAGCCTGTTCATAGGGCACCGGCACCTCTGCGTGCTCCTTGGGAGCCATCGTGGACACCGACGCCGCAATGACCACCGAGTCCTCTGCGCCCGCGTTCCTCCGTGCCTGAACCGCCGCGTCGATTCCCAGCTTATTGGCCTCGGCCACCTTGTCCCCGAGACCGCCCTCTTCGAACAAGTCACGCCCCGTGGCAAAGGTGTTCGTGATGATGATCTCCGCGCCCGCTTCTATGTATTCCTGGTGAATATCCCTCACCAGCTCGGCATGCGAGAGCATCGGACCTCCCGACCACGTTGTGGGGCTCACATACCCCCGAAACTGGAGCTCCGACCCCATGCCCCCGTCCATCAGGATCGTCTCCCCCGCCGCCAACCGGCCCTGCATTTTCTCAAAGTTGCTCATGCCTCTCTCCTGGTGAAACCCGAATTCGCCCTTCCATCCGGACGATGGACATGGATCCCATAGGCTTGGTGCACGGGCTTATGAAATCCCGGCCTCCGATGCCGCTGACCCTCACCACAATGATACCCCGGAGTGCATCGGCCTGCCTCGGGGCTGGCAGCAGACCCGCAAATGTCAGAGTGATTGGGCGAAGTGTGTGTGCGTCCGCATTCAGGCGGGCGCGTCGTCATACCGATGTTCGTGCGAGACCTCACAGGAGCTTTAACGCTGGACCCTTCAACGTGCACCAGGTTTTGGTGGCAGGTCATTCGCCCCGTGATCGCGAGATTGAGAGCATGACTGACCTCAGATTGTTGAGCCACGAATCAACGTTCCAAATATGCAATAGACACCAAAGACTCCGGTGCTCGTGGGCAGCGGAATTGAGTCCCCCTTACCTGCCTACTACAATCCCCGCATGATGAACGCAGATGATGTCATCCAAGTCGTCAACGCCCTTGAAACGGCAGGGATTGACGTTTGGCTCCAGGGCGGTTGGGGAGTAGACGCGCTGCTGGGGGAACAGACGCGCCCGCACGATGACCTGGATGTGATCATTAAGGCAGACGATATCCCACAAACAATGCAGGTAACTCGTGACTTGGGGTTCTCCTTGATGACAGATGAACTGCCGCAGGGATTTGTGGTCCGTGATGAAACAGACCGAAGGATCGATTTCCATCCCGTCCGCTTCGGAAGCGACGGCAGCGCCGCTCAGCCGAGCATTCGCGGCGGTGAGTGGGTGTTCTCGGGACGTGGATTGCGAGGCATTGGGTCAATCAATGGCAGGAGCGTCCGATGCCTCACGCCTGATGAACAAGCTGTACGGGCAACTGACCAGCCGGGTGAAGAAGGCTATGAGCCTGACGAGACCGACAGAAAAGATATGCAGTTGCTTCGTGAGCGATTCGGTATACAACTCCCATACCCGTTCGACAACGGTGACGCACAGAGCTGAGGGCGACGACGTATCTTGACGTTGGTGGAGATAGGGGGATTCGAACCCCCGACCCCTTGCATGCCATGCAAGTGCTCTTCCAGCTGAGCTATATCCCCACGTGCGCAACAAGAGAGGGATTCCACTATAGCAAAGGCCCCTTTCCCGCACAAGTTGCGCCTGACCCCTCTACCATTTCCCTTGCGCGCGGGTTTATACTGTTGTCACGAACTACACATCCTCAAGTGCGGAAGCCCAACATCCATTGAACACCCCCTGAGCCGCCAGGGGTCGAACTTATCTGCCAGAGTGTCCAGGGGGACCCTGGGGAATGGGCAGACTATGCAGATACCGGTTTCGGAAGACACTCGCAAACAGGAACTCTTTTCCCTCTGCGCCTCTCTCCTTGAAGGCCGTCCCCTCATTGTCGCCAGCAACCGCGGCCCCCTCGAGTTCCACATCAGCCCAGAGGGCAAGCCCCAGCCCCGCAGGGGCTCCGGCGCCGTCGTCACCGCTCTGAACTCCCTCGTCCAGCACTTCGAGTTCAGTTGGGTCGCCAACGCCATGGGCGAGGGCGACCGCCGCGCCCAGCAGGCCGCCGAGTCCTCCAACATCCCCTCCCCGCTGCCCAACCAGAAGGTGTCGGCCCGCTACGTCATCACTCCCCGCCGCGCCTACCACAAGTTCTACAACGTCTTCTGCAACCCCCTCCTCTGGTTCCTCCAGCACTCCATGTGGAGCCCCGCCTACACGCCCAACCTCGACAGCACCGTCCACGACACCTGGGCCACCGGCTACACCCCCGTCAACCAGGCCTTCGCCGACGCCATCATCGCCGAGGCCGCCGGCGGCCCGCCGCCCATCGTCATGCTCCACGACTACCACCT
Protein-coding sequences here:
- a CDS encoding aspartate aminotransferase family protein; amino-acid sequence: MSRDNVGEREQQLLDLAARVLPGGSTGNIISMDTVIARGSGPRVWDVSGNEYIDYVLGSGPMLIGHAHPKVVEAVEEQLSKGTTYFGLNEHALLLAEEIIRAVPCAERVRFASSGAEATFYAMRVARAYRGRDKILKFEGGFHGTHDHAMMSVTPAADALRPFPAPAPDGLGIPASAAGDMLVAPFNDIETASAIIERHHDELAGVIIEPLQRTFAPKDGFLEGLRDVCTQYGVPLIFDEIVTGFRFAYGGAQEYYGVTPDLCALGKTVAGGFPLSAIAGRAEIMDYFAPAPGRDAYVTQQGTLNGNPVAAVAGLATLEVLREPGTYERLFATGHRLKTALEDLLRQAEIPAHVLGEAPMFDVVFAEHEVQDYRASLDRDHAKLLRFNALLRARGIYKNHTKYYVSTVHGEAEVEQTIEAWRSALEEL
- a CDS encoding MFS transporter; the encoded protein is MFGFLRPSPTLTNAEVRSSLRMMIWDGVTSEALATIQVMGYLAAYALALGANNLQVGIVSAVPFASLVVQLPAILIIERFRARKAIGLPAWLLAQLLMIPVAAVPFFIDVPSSLAVTTVIFLLAFRGLFAPMWITAWMSWMHDLVPQQLLGGYYGRRLAASTAVLAVLGLGASFFISWWEGRAPAGEETFGYSLFFIVGALTLGIIGPAMVARAKEPLMPAAPDAKQSPISVLTEPLRDKNFSQLLRFLWVWGVASNIAIPFFVVYMLTDLKLELPVVMALVVLSNITHVLFVRVWGPMADRVGSKTVMSLSASLFLLVFLGWVFVAHTEKHVLTMPLLIMLNAFVGIARGGIFLTINTLSLKIAPDQKATAFLGVASIAAYASMGIGPIIGGYLADYFATKTLRFDFTWVTQTGAVEIPALQLVGFDFVFVIAFIFSLLSLNLLVALREEGELPRDVALAELMAHSTPARRALTSVPVLGPLTSMSYGYLKRLPGADVALGVTAYQLAASTQAAVTSAGKGRMLVREVAQAVGDAVDDAIEDVGDFAGHGLELARHATRGAVHVGDDLTDQVGRAARGAVLGTLRTLTRRQVPFLVALRGAGYGVVQGALEGGHSAGEATTEALEAALEAARELGVSEEAANTAFVVGAMEAAEASGEQAVQEIRQAFPTELTGIWDYRAGEDETPDDTG
- a CDS encoding aldo/keto reductase; its protein translation is MRQRPFGKLGMASALTLGGGGLGQIWGPTTREECVATVREAVESGIDVLDLAPSYGNGEAESVIGAAFGGSLPPGVRVTTKCRVGSTPPEQVYDLLSESLSGSLERMKMERVDVMFLHNAVTLGDEGGDRLTTVTSVVEGVAPAFERLIAEGRIGRWGLTGISHADALIHLLENGPRPDFIQCIANLLDSAGGLLQGDGPARPRDIIASANANGVGVMGIRAVQAGALTDAIDRPLPEGHSELADYARAAPFRAIAAEAGHSAAYLAHCYALSMEGVSTVVLGIKNREELRECVEAEEAAPLDGEMMARFDAAVGRAG
- a CDS encoding cadherin-like beta sandwich domain-containing protein; the protein is MRHEGRLPGSRPLIAVGVISALLLALTPLASVALAEAGTPGERLSAFDIDPLPGDGKQDARGVCSDGTTMWVVEERGYKLFAYTLEQDALTRNENGDISLSGQNVPGGCTTDGTTIWVADDEVNKLVAYNIADKDPDTAKDFTTLTGTVRLTGIAADSLTMWVADVTDKKLYAYVLADRTPDSTRNIALHEDNTTPQGLWTDGTTMWVADNTDAHFFAYELATGDRDTAKEFAATDATNVQGIWSNGSVLWAVNRAAKQVTGNKVLAYRMPVSLSSDASLSALALSGVTLSPAFAAGTTGYTAAVGHGVTATTVTATASDENASVAVTPGDADGGTEGHQVDLPVGEAVITVE
- a CDS encoding type II toxin-antitoxin system RelE/ParE family toxin — its product is MAYSVRFTKRAEGEFATIYRSVSPAVRRNLDGALSRLEDAPFPRQNPGAGQDVVRQLQGEERLWRIRIGNYRMAYRIEGEDVTVVRVAHRSEVYRGM
- a CDS encoding LLM class flavin-dependent oxidoreductase translates to MAQILFGVQYNGVSMSSVIGPLEFARRTEGLGFRSYFVPELETLPTLDPFILLTAVAQHTERMRLGTGVAVLPFRSPYQTAKIATSIDVLSGGRMVLGLGSGGVFNDDFGVEGVRPEDRRSLTDEGLELVRRLLSEERVTHSGAHHRMEDMALEPRSVQQPHLPIWTGAMWNGRFSRRMLERTAKWADGFHPHGMTPQGYAEGKAAIEEMAAGLGRDPSRLEWSCNMYMCMGRSRDEAMEEVRRAMQQRFGDDAWELDPDTLLLGTPADCIESIEAFAEAGVGHFVINALCGPEALLETYEGFAGEVMGRFS
- a CDS encoding NUDIX hydrolase codes for the protein MRHRIRAAAIVVDGDSVLLVQHQHDELQGGQSWWVPPGGGVEGEESLLECAQRETLEETGLSVELGRIVYIRDFVEPDYHHCEVFFVATTYVGTPLVGSNPGIFDVDHVIKDVRFVPRGEMAEMTIYPEEIKTSFWDDLAGGFSGTRYLGVQKSESKTFLDSQSATD